Proteins found in one Vagococcus carniphilus genomic segment:
- a CDS encoding bifunctional metallophosphatase/5'-nucleotidase: MKEVIHLLHTNDLHSHFENWPKIRRFVTEKMSRYEKKKEDYLLVDLGDFMDRYHPLTDATNGLANVEIMNQLPYDYVTIGNNEGITNSKFQLNRLYDDGNFQVVLSNLLDKETMAIPSWAKPYQITQTKQGTKIAVIGLTAPIELSYHSFGWEVLDSVTALNEWLPEIKKEADVIVLLSHLGLPDDKFLAKTYPEIDVIVESHTHHLFSEGKVCNDVLLSAAGRFGLYVGEVELIIENHHVVSKKSTVYETASFKEKTIDMIEITNYQMKGENLLKDQTLGYLPETLTKKHTLMDLTLEAMKDYGGKEVSLLNTGIILTDLKEGVVTKKDLHECLPHPMNLIKVKLKGRDVKRLVFEIERSRDFLFKFEIVGMKFRGKYFGQMCYDGLTYCKKTQEVKWLNQEILDEKVYELITVDHLSFLPFFPTIEIAGEIEILSSDFLRTILGDYIKQKFSEKIEV; this comes from the coding sequence ATGAAGGAAGTTATCCATTTATTACACACCAATGATTTGCATTCTCATTTTGAGAATTGGCCCAAAATTAGACGTTTTGTGACTGAAAAAATGAGCCGATATGAAAAGAAAAAAGAAGACTATCTGCTAGTTGATTTAGGAGATTTTATGGACCGATATCATCCGTTAACAGATGCAACCAACGGACTAGCTAATGTCGAAATCATGAATCAACTTCCTTATGATTATGTCACTATTGGTAATAATGAAGGCATTACTAATAGTAAATTTCAATTAAATAGGTTATATGATGATGGAAATTTTCAAGTTGTTCTTTCTAACTTGTTAGATAAAGAAACGATGGCTATTCCTTCATGGGCTAAACCCTATCAAATAACACAAACAAAACAAGGGACAAAAATTGCAGTAATCGGATTAACAGCACCGATTGAATTATCCTATCATTCGTTTGGATGGGAAGTATTGGATAGTGTTACGGCGCTAAATGAGTGGTTACCTGAAATAAAAAAAGAAGCAGATGTTATTGTGTTACTTTCACATTTGGGATTACCAGATGATAAATTTTTGGCCAAAACATATCCTGAAATTGATGTGATTGTTGAATCACACACGCATCACTTATTTAGTGAAGGAAAGGTATGTAATGATGTGCTTCTTTCAGCAGCGGGAAGATTTGGCCTGTATGTTGGAGAAGTAGAATTAATTATTGAAAATCATCATGTTGTTTCTAAAAAATCAACAGTTTATGAAACAGCTTCATTTAAAGAAAAAACAATAGATATGATTGAAATAACCAATTACCAGATGAAAGGTGAAAATTTATTAAAGGATCAAACACTTGGCTATTTGCCGGAGACGTTAACTAAAAAACATACTTTAATGGATTTAACTCTAGAAGCAATGAAGGATTATGGCGGCAAGGAAGTCTCTTTATTAAATACAGGAATTATTTTAACCGATTTAAAAGAAGGGGTAGTGACAAAGAAAGACTTACACGAATGTTTGCCCCATCCTATGAACTTAATTAAAGTTAAATTAAAGGGTAGAGATGTGAAACGATTAGTTTTTGAAATTGAACGTTCAAGAGATTTTTTATTTAAATTTGAAATAGTTGGTATGAAATTTAGAGGGAAATATTTTGGTCAAATGTGTTATGATGGTCTTACTTATTGTAAAAAAACACAAGAAGTAAAATGGCTGAATCAAGAGATTTTAGATGAAAAGGTTTATGAGTTGATTACAGTCGACCATTTATCTTTCTTACCTTTTTTCCCAACAATCGAAATAGCTGGAGAAATTGAAATATTGAGTTCTGACTTTTTAAGAACGATTCTAGGAGACTACATTAAACAAAAGTTCAGTGAAAAAATAGAGGTGTAA
- a CDS encoding tyrosine-protein phosphatase — protein MKLLVNFRDIGNIPTAEGKKVKSGFFLRSGEVVNVENSVVERLLNEYRLQTIVDLRGKKETTERPDDTISGVDYVNIDILRDVKGQGASFEELLAGSASADNGMLELYENLILTEGAKKGYQQFLEMIVSQPDKPILFHCFAGKDRTGLAAALILGSLGVSKEFIYEDYLRTNEMRRDANQQIVDQLKKQGLTDAQLKEVLIMMNVDQRYLERSFSLMDQEYGGFENYILNGLNMPKSFFKDMKTAYTA, from the coding sequence ATGAAATTATTAGTCAATTTTAGAGATATTGGAAATATACCTACAGCCGAAGGAAAGAAGGTAAAGTCTGGTTTCTTTTTAAGAAGTGGAGAAGTAGTTAATGTTGAAAATAGCGTTGTAGAACGTTTATTAAATGAATATCGTTTACAAACAATTGTTGATTTACGAGGAAAAAAAGAAACAACTGAACGTCCAGATGATACTATTTCAGGTGTTGATTATGTCAATATTGATATATTAAGAGATGTTAAAGGCCAAGGAGCGAGCTTTGAAGAACTTTTAGCTGGATCGGCCTCTGCAGACAATGGAATGTTAGAATTATATGAAAATTTAATTTTGACTGAAGGAGCTAAAAAAGGCTACCAACAATTTTTAGAGATGATTGTCTCACAACCTGACAAACCGATTCTATTTCATTGCTTTGCTGGAAAAGACAGAACAGGATTAGCAGCAGCTTTGATTTTAGGTAGTCTAGGTGTTTCAAAAGAGTTTATTTATGAAGATTATTTAAGAACTAACGAAATGAGAAGAGATGCTAATCAACAAATTGTTGACCAATTAAAAAAACAAGGTTTAACAGATGCGCAATTAAAAGAAGTTTTAATTATGATGAATGTTGACCAACGTTATTTAGAGCGCTCATTTAGTTTGATGGATCAAGAATATGGTGGCTTTGAAAATTATATTTTAAACGGCTTAAATATGCCAAAAAGCTTCTTTAAAGATATGAAAACAGCTTATACAGCATAA
- a CDS encoding methylated-DNA--[protein]-cysteine S-methyltransferase, giving the protein MYLEYGPIKIWLEADEIGITNITFVKEKPKNIPLTPLMEQHLNLAKKELMAYFSGNLISFNVPLHFTCGTDFQQNVWQELQKIPYGQFRNYQDVAIAVNSPKAQRAVGQANRRNPIPIIVPCHRVIGKNGALTGYSGSGEEGLVIKKFLLNLEQLKKIGD; this is encoded by the coding sequence ATGTATTTAGAATATGGTCCTATCAAAATATGGTTAGAGGCTGACGAGATTGGTATAACCAATATTACTTTTGTAAAAGAAAAACCAAAAAACATCCCATTAACACCTTTGATGGAACAGCATTTAAACTTAGCCAAAAAAGAACTGATGGCTTATTTTAGTGGAAATTTAATTTCTTTTAATGTTCCTTTACATTTTACTTGTGGGACGGACTTTCAACAAAATGTTTGGCAGGAACTTCAAAAAATTCCTTATGGCCAATTCAGAAATTATCAAGATGTTGCAATTGCCGTTAATTCTCCTAAAGCGCAACGTGCCGTTGGACAAGCAAATCGAAGAAATCCAATTCCTATTATCGTACCTTGCCACCGAGTTATTGGAAAAAATGGCGCTTTAACCGGATATTCAGGTAGTGGGGAAGAAGGTTTAGTCATCAAGAAATTTTTATTAAATTTAGAACAACTAAAAAAGATTGGTGATTAA
- a CDS encoding TVP38/TMEM64 family protein produces the protein MNTKSNLRKYVGMAALILLVMGLLLIIVLHFSVDIKLFFNPNTSTELLKNQVRSHGFLTACLLFVLTAVLCAIPGLPTSIIGVLTGVVFGPLVGAILNITANVFGNMLSISFLKRFSFEKGQELSEKLKKQILKQKHPDVMLSFCYMIPVIPSFVVNYVIGVLKFNRAKQIQIISLGIIPTSILYAFGGNSLFKGDMKTIIILVSLIFVVGTIISLFKKEFIS, from the coding sequence ATGAATACTAAAAGTAATTTAAGAAAGTATGTAGGGATGGCTGCATTAATTTTATTGGTTATGGGTTTACTTTTAATTATCGTACTTCATTTTTCTGTAGACATTAAACTATTTTTTAATCCTAATACATCGACAGAATTGTTAAAAAATCAAGTTAGATCACATGGGTTTTTAACAGCCTGTTTATTATTTGTTTTAACAGCTGTTCTATGTGCTATACCTGGTCTGCCGACTTCTATTATAGGGGTATTAACAGGAGTTGTTTTTGGTCCACTTGTGGGAGCTATTTTAAATATCACGGCTAATGTGTTTGGGAATATGCTTTCTATTTCTTTTTTAAAGCGTTTTTCTTTTGAAAAAGGACAAGAGCTTTCAGAAAAATTGAAAAAACAAATTTTAAAACAAAAGCATCCTGACGTTATGTTGTCATTTTGTTATATGATACCTGTTATACCGTCGTTTGTTGTTAATTATGTCATTGGAGTTCTTAAGTTTAATCGTGCTAAACAAATTCAAATTATTTCTTTAGGTATCATACCAACTTCCATTTTGTACGCTTTTGGAGGAAATTCATTATTTAAAGGAGATATGAAGACAATTATTATATTGGTTAGTTTAATTTTTGTTGTTGGTACTATTATCAGCTTATTTAAGAAAGAGTTTATTTCTTAA